ACACGGAGACAATCATTGCCAAGTGCATTGATTTCTACATTGCCCAACGCGTCCAGTTCATTGAGAGCCCCAAGGAGGCCACCGCTGTAGATGAGCGCCTCGAGGGCATTGTGAATCGCATGATACAGCGCTGCCTGGACGACAACCAGTTCAGACAGGCTCTGGGCATTGCGCTGGAGACCCGCCGCATGGACATCTTTACGGTGGCCATCATGAAGTCTGACGACGTACGTGGCATGCTGGCCTATGCCTACAATGTGACAATGTCCCTGATACAGAATCGCGGCTTCCGCAACGAAGTACTGCGCTGTTTGGTCGGCCTTTATAAGGACCTGGGCGTGCCCGATTATGTCAACATGTGCCAGTGCTTGATATTCCTCGAGGATCCTCTGGCCGTAGCAGAGATGCTAGACGCTCTGACAAGATCCGTTGTGGAGACAAACAATCTGATGGCCTATCAGATTGCATTTGATCTGTACGAGTCGGCCACCCAAGAGTTTCTGGGCAACGTACTGCAGGCTCTCAAGGATACAGCACCGCTACCCACAGCCCTGCCCAGCACATTCAAGCCCCAGGGGACTAGCTCTGGCGATGCGGCGGCCAAGTCTGACGAAGATAAGGCCAAACCGGACGAAGATATTACGGAAGAAAAAGAACGTAAGTCTTGGACTCTAAAATATAGCATTTCGGttgaataaattaaattttttacgTATCTAGCCGAGCCCAAGGTCGAGCGCACAATCGATTCCTTGAACGAAGTGGAGAAACTGCATCAGAACAATATTGAGAAGCTGATTTCCATTCTCTCCGGCGAGATCTCAATTGATCTGCAGCTGCAGTTCCTTATTCGCAGCAATCATGCCGATTTACAGGTGCTGCGCGGCACCAAGGAGGCTGTGCGCGTGTCCATCTGCCACACGGCCACAGTCATCGCCAATGCCTTCATGCACAGCGGCACAACCTCAGATCAATTCCTGCGCGACAACTTGGATTGGTTGGCGAGGGCGACCAACTGGGCCAAATTAACGGCCACCGCTTCGCTGGGAGTCATCCATCGGGGACACGAGAAGGATTCGCTGGCGCTGATGCAGAGCTACTTGCCCAAAGAGGCGGGTCCCAGTTCTGGCTACTCTGAGGGCGGCGCCCTCTATGCTCTGGGCCTCATACATGCCAATCACGGAGCCAATATCATTGACTACTTGTTGCAGCAGCTGAAGGATGCCCAGAACGAGAATGTGCGTCACGGCGGCTGCCTGGGCCTCGGTCTGGCTGGTATGGGAACCCACCGACAGGATCTGTACGAGCAGTTGAAGTTTAATTTGTATCAGGATGATGCTGTTACCGGCGAGGCGGCGGGCATTGCCATGGGCATGGTTATGCTGGGCTCCAAGAACGCTCAGGCCATCGAGGATATGGTGTCGTATGCGCAGGAAACGCAGCACGAGAAGATCCTTCGGGGTCTGGCTGTCGGCATATCGCTTACCATGTTCTCTCGCCTTGAGGAGGCCGATCCCCTCGTCACCAGTCTTTCCACCGACAAGGATCCCGTCCTGCGTCGCTCCGGCATGTACACCCTGGCCATGGCATACAACGGAACCGGGAGCAACAAAGCCATCCGCAAACTCCTGCACGTGGCCGTCTCCGATGTCAACGATGATGTCCGACGGGCTGCCGTCACCGCCATTGGCTTCATACTGTTCCGCACACCGGAACAGTGCCCTTCGGTGGTCAGCCTGCTGGCCGAGTCCTACAACCCGCACGTACGCTACGGAGCAGCGATGGCCTTGGGCATTGCCTGCGCCGGCACTGGACTGCGCGAAGCCATTGCTTTGCTGGAGCCGATGGTCAAATTCGATCCCGTGAACTTTGTGCGCCAGGGAGCATTGATTGCCTCGGCCATGATCCTGATACAGCACACGGACCAGAGCTGCCCCAAGACCACCTTCTTCCGCCAGCTGTATGCGGAGGTCATTAGCAACAAACACGAGGATGTAATGGCCAAATACGGCGCTATCTTGGCACAAGGTGAGTTCCCCCCTTTTGTGGGATTGTAAAACATGACAAATAATCGCTTTGCCCCATTGCTAGGTATCATTGATGCCGGCGGACGGAACGCCACGCTCTCGCTGCAATCACGGACCGGACACACCAATCTGCAGGCTGTCGTCGGAATGCTGGCCTTCACTCAGTACTGGTACTGGTTCCCCCTGGCTCACACTCTGTCGCTGGCCTTCACGCCGACGTGTGTGATTGGTCTGAACTCGGACCTGAAGATGCCCAAAATGGAGTTCAAGTCGGCTGCCAAGCCATCGCTGTACGCCTACCCTGCCCCGCTGGAGGAGAAGAAGAGCGAGGAGCGAGAGAAGGTGGCAACGGCAGTGCTCTCGATTGCCGCCAGACAGAAGCGTCGCGAGAATGCCGACAAGAAGGAAGACGACAAAATGGACGTGGATGAGGACAGCAAGGAGGGTGCGACTCCAGCCAAGAAGGATGATGAGAAGGCCGAGCCGGCGGCCAAGTCGGATGAGAAGGCAGCGGAGGAGAAACCCAAGAAGAAGGAcgagaaggagaaggaaaagaaaaaggaggatgagaaggagaaggacaAAGAAGCGGCCGGCACAAGCGCTGACAAAGAGAAGGACAAGAAAGATGAGAAGAAGGAAAAGAAAGAGCCGGAACCGAATTTCGAAATCCTCCAGAATCCCGCACGCGTCCTGCGTCAACAGTTGAAGGTCCTGAGCGTCATCGACAACCAGACCTACGAGCCCCTCAAGGAGGTCACCATTGGCGGCATCATTGTATTCCAGCACAGCGGCAAGGTTGAGGAACAGGAACTCGTCGAACCCGTGGCCGCCTTCGGTCCAATGAACGATGAGGAGAAGGAGCCCGAGCCACCAGAGCCCTTCGAATACATTGAAGACTAAATGGGCATGTTGTTCGTCATTATCTAAGTATATTTGTTCTGAATTTTCAGTTTTGGCAAAAGTGTCACGATATCTACTAAACACAAACAATTGCATACGCCGATTTAACGCTAATCCctaattataataaaataaatggtTCATCTTCTATGATGTAAAGAACGTGCTTTGCTTGGTTTTTGAATCGTAAACATAGGGCAATTATTAGAAATAATTAGAACATTTTGCGGTCGAATCAAGTAAAAAAacggggaacgttgtgagttgctgcggagaccgcaaaaTTTAtacattgagcgacaatgtgtgcgtgcgggagagacagaaaacgtgtctgaacatgtcgtcgggcgctgcgtagccactgcaaattattttttccttttggcttTAAAAATTATCCAATCTGATCctgattcagcaatctcatagatacggtcattctctatgattgtgcgtttttacttttctcgtatctttaatattgtggatgccacagattttcatcctttgtggggggcggaagggggtggggcgaaattttgaaatatacgtttaatagtgacatattacagaagttTGGAtgcaaaatgtcgttgctctagctcttatagtctttgagcactagtcgctcatagggacggactgacggacggacggacagggctcaatggactcggctattgatgctgatcttaatggggtcggaaacgattccttctggacgtgatacattttgagtatcgggtataaaaaaaaaccgatGAACAGTTGACGAGAGTCGAGTTCGAAAATTCGAACTTTGTGCGAAGCAACAGCAAAACGCGTCAGTGACCAAAAGCCAAGCCATGCGAGAGAAGAGcacaactaatagaactgAGCATTTGGCGGGATGACAGTTTATTCAAATAATTGTATATTTCAAATGTACACATATTTGAGTTTAAAAAATGCAGTAACAGTAGCCTTAAATGCGGGAAATGATTGGGATGAGGCGAAAAAACATCTAAAATAAAGTGTTAGTCACATGAGAGCTTTACGGTCCTGTTTTTATGTCAGACCCTTTGATCCCTGCTATTGTGAATGAAAGCTTTCGGCAAAAGCTCTTTCATAACATTCTCCTGTTCCGTTGTGCTCGCTCTCGTCCTCCCACCCTTCCTTtttcgcacacacacaactCATGTTTTGTTGCTGGAGTTTATCATTGTCCTCTTTGGGTTTGcgttttcttttgctttcgcTTTCGCACTCGCTTATTTAGTTCAGTGTGTTCCGTCGTTCAGTTGCGTCCTGCGTCCTGGCATATCCTGTCGCTATAGCTGTGTGTGCTGTCGCTTAGCGTTCTCCTCTCGTGGCTTTTGAGTGCATTTCAGCGGCtgcaaacaacaacagaagTTTGCCAAAacaaaatttgcataattCCGAAGAATTTAGTGGATGGTGATTAGTGAAACGCGGCCCGATATAGAGAGTCCGATCCGATCCAAGAGCGGAAACAGTAAACTCTTGTCAATTTCGTGGTGGTTTAAGCCGCTTTTAGTGAACCGGCTCGGATCACAGAAACATTTGTACTCGTCCACCTGGTGTGCGTTGGCACTGAACGGCTTCAAAATTAACTACTCAAAGTATCACCACAACGCTATGTCCCTATCGGCCATAGCAAAGGTAAGCACAAATCGGAGTTCCCAGCGCCATTGGATTGGCGCCTTGTTTGGCAGAGAAATCCATTACCCGAATTGTCACTCATACCCCCCACGCGGGCGACATAGGCAATCTCTGACTTCAGTCGTTACTGGGGGTGGGTGGGGGGCTTGGGTTGGCTCATACCTTGATTTTGTGCTCGGATCGGGCATGCGCAGACTTGCAGAGTTGGACAGCTCCCTCGCGTACACACTGCGAAAGTTTCGGCGGATAGGGTTGCCAGGCGGCCAACATGGCCGTGTGCAGGCACAACATGGATTACTTACTGCGAGGACTCGACAACCCAATGGCGAGGCTTTTAACTCAAACTCCGGACTCCAGGAATGGCGGGCACTCGGCAATCAACCCCTAAAAAGCACACCCTCTCTGCGGACAAGCGCCGGACGGGCAGACCGACAAAGCTGCTCAACGAAACTTCTGAGCCAAATATCCTCTCGTGCTTGGCTGCTTGTGCTTCCTCTTGCTCCCCTTGGTGTCCTTGGCGCGTTTCTGCCGCGGCTGGCtttcgcctcgcctcgcctcgcttCGGTTCGCATCGTAACGTtcgacgaggacgaggacaaGGACCAGGACAACGTCAACTTGATTAAGGTTAATGCCCCTATCCGACCTTGGGGTGCGACATACTTCGGGACTCGGCGGTGCCGGCCTCGGTTCGGGCCCGGCCTACTCTGTGGCTAttgccactgctgctggctgTCTCTCGCGAtttgactgctgctgctgtccgacGCTTTCGGCTTTACTTTCTCATGGGTTCATTGAACTTTTAGGGAACTTATTATGCTTTCCgtgcacacatacacacacccATTATTCATGTGTGTGAGTGGGTGGGTGGGCGTAGGGTAGGCCGTCGTCGATAGGCCCTGTTGGGTTGattggccagcagcagccatccGGCGGCCGCGCTGTATGTATATCATTTTAGGGCTCGTCCTCGTCCGCGGCCATTGCCACTTTTCactgttctgttccgttcgCAGCACAGCGTGTTCGTCATTCGGAGTTCACTGTTGCTCTGCAGCTGTTGTCGGGTGCTATTTTTGGTGCAAGACGAACTTGACTCTGTgctgtgccgtgccgtgccgcgcCGCTCCGTGCTCTGgctgtgtgctgtgtgctgtgtgctctGTGCTGTACTGTGCTTTTGTTGCCCCATCACATCAGTCTGTCTCTAGCGTTGCTCCTGTCTGCAGCATTTCGCCGCTTACAATACGATGAATCATGTGGGTATACCTATgcgaaaaaaagaaaaaaatgtgTTAAACTGTGCTTACAAATCGATAAGTGTGTTTAATTGAAAGTAGAGTAGATCTCGTTCCGATTTAACTCCGCAGCCTAATCAATGAGTAAACAAAGGCATAAATAGCGCCGAGTGGCATTTAATGCAAATGATTAAACCAGTTTGACTAGATGGATAATATTGAAAATAGTTGTGCCGTTTGTGCTGTTTGTGCCCCCAACACGTTATCAGTGGCAACCTGTTCTGTTCTTTTCTGCCCTGGGCTCGCTCTCTGTGTTTAAATTAGAATTTATGTAGATTTCGTAATAGAATTTGTGGGGCTGGGCCGGACAGTCGGCGTCCGGCACAGCAAGCGAAAAGAAGGTTTTTGTGACAAAATGTCTACTAATGCTACCAATGTTTCCTCCTCCGACGCACAGCCAATACTCTACTCGTATTGGCGCAGCTCGTGCTCCTGGCGCGTGCGCATTGCGATGAATCTCAAGGAGATACCCTACGACATCAAGCCGATCAGCCTGATCAAGTCCGGTGGAGAGCAGCATTGCAACGAGTATCGCGAGGTCAATCCCATGGAGCAGGTTCCGGCCCTACAGATCGGTGAGTGCTCTTAAGTCGTGCCAATTTATACTACTTCCGTGTACAACACACCCCCTAGATGGACACACCCTCATCGAATCGGTGGCCATTATGCACTACCTCGAGGAGACGCGTCCCCAGCGACCCCTACTGCCACAGGACGTCCACAAGCGGGCCAAGGTGCGCGAAATCGTGGAGATCATCTGCTCGGGCATCCAGCCGCTGCAGAATCTGATTGTCCTGATACACGTGGGCGAGGAGAAGAAGAAGGAGTGGGCCCAGCACTGGATAACACGTGGTTTCAGGGCGGTGGAGAAGGCCCTCTCCACCTCCGCCGGAAAGTACTGTGTGGGGGATGAGATCTCGATGGCTGACTGCTGCCTCGTACCGCAGGTGTTCAACGCCAGAAGGTGAGACTATCCACTGACAGATTAACAGAGATGAAATGCCTATCCCATTTTTACCCAGATTCCATGTGGACTTACGCCCGTATCCCATTATTCTGCGCATCGATCGCGAGCTGGAGAGCAATCCGGCCTTTCGGGCAGCCCACCCCTCGAATCAACCGGACTGTCCGCCGGAGCTGCCCAATAAATAGAATTTTCCGACGACAACTGCAAAGCGCCGTAAAACGAAAAAGTGAATTGCAGTTCGTGACcgaaacaaacaaacacacaagACAAACTCCACACACAGAAATCAGATAAGTGAGCAGGAACATGGACGGGAACGTGGACAGGAACGGAGGACGGACGACGGAGTTGGTGCCGAGGAGCTGGCGAGGATTCCATTAAGCATAAACAGTCGGATGTGATTTAAAAATTTGCTAACAGCATTTGAAATATGCATAAATGCATAAAAATACTATCGATAACATAACGAAATTCCAGCACGAAATTCAAAAACTTCAAAATTCCAAAAAATTCTCAAGAAAGAACGAagcaaaaacaagaaaaacaaaaaaagaacgaaAGAGTAATAAATTCCATAATTTCCCTTAGTTTGTCAATGTGAACATGATCTAAAAGATGAACTCATATACATATTAAATGTAACTTATTTTTATGCATTTTATTTAGGCTAACAAAAACTTAACAAATTCAAGGAACACTCATGACGAAAAGCAAAATTCAATTCAGGGATCTAAAacgaaaaaccaaaacaaaaaatatgaaTACTATCGAGGATACaaagatatatatacatatacatatacgtaTAAGTACTTCATGTCAAAGTTGGGCATACGCTAGACAAAACGTTCACAAAGTACAAAACTTCAGTCAAGAATTAAGTAAACTATACCAACAGACAAAACTATATGTTAAATCGAATAACTCATAAGTAATATACGAGAATCCATCGATCGATCCATCGATCGGTCAGTGTTGGGTCAACTATTTTATGGCTCCAAGTGGTCCCGCAAATGCATAATTAACTAACTAAAGTATTTCTCTCAACTCCACTCAATGCACATAGACGAATGACAAAGCCAACAAATTAGGTGCACAGTATTTTTAATAGAAAGTCGATGTAAGCTATAGGGTGAGAATCTGTTCATAAACCCGTGTACGAGTAGCTGTAAGCCTGCCAATGCCAAGTACTGCTGCATGACGGTACAATGCAAGAGCCGAAGGACGAAGGACATTAGTCACATCAtacaaatatacatacatacaaaatatatataaaaactTATATAAAAAGAGCTGCGCATTTTCGCATACCAAACCAAAAGCAAACCAAATTGAAATCGAACAAAACCAacaaactaatattcataatTTCCGAAATATTGTAACAGTTCCATATACTATTAATAAATAAACTTCAAACTAAACTAAGCTAAAGCTATAAGTTTCTGATTATGTTGTGGCTCCCAAAAATCGCTGTGGTTGGATCACTGGCATTATAGGGCATCACCAGATCAAGTAAAATGCGATACGCAAAGGTGAACATATAGTAAATGGTCAAAGTTTCTCTCGCTCTTAATTTATAAATAGATTTATTTAAATAACACACAGGTAATTACACGTAAATCTACACGTAAATACCTGACGATGAAATTGGCTTACAAAAAAATACCAACGACAGTTTCAATCGATCTATCGATATTCGTAGTTACCTGAAAGCTCATAATCTATAAAAAAAAGTAAACAAGAGATAagagataagagatcaattataTTAGCTCTACAAGCAGATAATATTCAATCCAGTTGCAATGACAGCGCTGAGATTATTGGCCCACAAGGGTTTGCAACGTGTTCAGTTCTTTAGGCCACCACTTAGTGCTAGTATTGCTTCCAGCTCTGTGCCCAAGATGGAGACAACCGTTGCGGACGAACCCCGACTCATACTCTACGCCACTTGGTTAAGCTCGTGCTCCTGGCGTGTTCGCATTGCGTTGACCCTCAAACAGATCCCCTATGATGTCCAAGCAACCAGTTTACTCCAGGTCGGCGAAGATCATGCctataccgacaagtatcgtgAAGTGAATCCCATGCAGACAGTTCCATCGCTTCAAATCGGTGAGTATTGCCTTCATGATTGTAGTGCGGAAGGCCGGTCTAATGTTGAAATGTCTACAGATGGACACTCTTTGTGCGACTCGGTGGCTATTATGCACTACCTGGAGGAGACGCGGCCTAAGATCCCATTGCTGCCACAGGATGTCATGAAACGCGCCAAGGTCCGTGAGATCGTAGAGCTCATTTGCTCGGCCATTCAGCCCCTGCAGAATCGCTTGGTCCTGGAGCATGTGGGCAAGGAGAAAAGCCTCGTGTGGGCACAGCATTGGATAGCTCGCGGATTTCAGGGCCTCGATCGCGTGCTCGCCGGATCCGCTGGAAAGTATTGTGTGGGCGATGAACTATCCATGGCGGATGTATGCCTCGTGCCGCAGGTCTTCAATGCCCGAATGTGAAGAAACACCCAAATCGGTTAATTTTTCAGTTAAGTACTTCCATTGTATTCTCTCTTGCAGGTACAAAGTGGACCTGAGCCCATACCCGAACATCGTTCGCCTGGATCATAAGCTACAGAGCCTGCCAGCCTTCAAAAGCAGCCATCCTCATCAACAGCCCGACTGTCCACCGAAATTTGCTGGCAAATAGGAAAAGACTAATAGGAATATCAACATTCTAATCGCATTTATATTcaatatttaaataaacaaaaagaagAAAGAGAAACTTCAGTTTAATTTataatataatttttattagTTTCGTCATTTTCATATAATCGTTCTTAAATGTGTAATGTGTATTCCATGTTGTAATTCATTTATGTACCGTCCTAGCTTTTGCAATTTCTATTCTTTCATCctggatgcggatgcggatctttataatgtttctatgtgtgtgtgtttgtgtcgTATGCACTTATTGGCGTTTCTGGTTGGTtgggtgtctgtgtgtgtgtgtgtgttttagtATGTTTCTGcgtgtgtatatatgtattcaACAAATTTTTACTATAAATACTATTACATACAGATGCGCCAAACGCATGCCATAACATTACCATACCATTACATTCGATATACATGTACTGTACTGTACTGTATCGGTATCGGTATCTATTATCGGTACCGATGATCGATCATCAGCCTACCTAGAGCTTAGCTTTCCGTTTTATTGCTGGCCAAGACCGTAAAGAGTTCTCTTGCAATCTTCATTATCCTTCTTCTTTCACTATCTTTAATGTTTTattcggttttcggtttttggaTTTTTGTTTATCGAGTATGATCCTTTTTTGGGGGTTATATAgctatgtatatatatatatgtatgtagagaGGAGTAACTGTTTTGCATACGTTTTTTATTCGCAATTGTACAAGTTTTTTTCTTATGTTTTGTTTAGTTGCAAAAATTATGTTTTTCGTTTTGTTAAAATTTGAATGAGCTACATTTAAAGAATCTTCTTTTGTTTGGGATACCTTTTGACTTAATTGTTTAAAGATTTCACTATACTATGTTTTATTTCATTGCGGCATGTGTCTCGcatttgcttttgcttttgcattTTTTCAAATCTATATCTCGTTTTTTGTCAAGTTAAATGATATTGAGAAATAAAGAAATCCTACACTATTTCGTGGTTATGTGTGATCCATTTGATTTGGTTTTCGAATGCTAAACGAATAAATTTATAAAATCCTTGCTTTACTACTTGATCGTTAAAAAACTTCAATTGATTATAAATTGTAAATAGAGCATAACTAAATATCGTTGATTTCATTTTATACTTTTGTATTTTCTTTCTTTAATTTAATTAGGATTTTACCTGATCCGTCATTTCCACTTTCCATTTTGGGTTTCTATTCattatttttcgtttttctttcgAGTTTATTGGGgcttggtttggtttggtttggttttgctaaaattttatttaaatattttgctAATATGTATAAGTAAAACACGTCTCTCTCTCCGCAAATACATTGCATGTTCTCTCGTTCTCATTTTCATTCTCATTCGGTTTCGTCCACCATCTGATCGAATTCGATTTGCCTACTTTGAGGGAGCCTGCGCCTGAGCCTTCAATTTGTATCGCACCTACGTTAATATTACATTAGCTTCGCCTATATACGTGGGGGTATTGtatatacatttatatataCTATACTCTATGTTATATTTGTTTAATTTGTTCTCCACCTCCGTTCTACCTTTCTCGTTTTGTCATTATTATTATCACAGTCAAATCATAAAAGATTTAGTACTTTTACTTTTGAATGAGTTTCCATGATGTTGGTTTTT
This region of Drosophila miranda strain MSH22 chromosome 2, D.miranda_PacBio2.1, whole genome shotgun sequence genomic DNA includes:
- the LOC108156670 gene encoding 26S proteasome non-ATPase regulatory subunit 1, yielding MSLTSAAGIISLLDEPMPDLKVFALKKLDNIVEEFWPEISESIEKIEMLHEDRGFPENKLAGMVASKVFYHLGSFEDALTYALGAGDLFDVNARNEYTETIIAKCIDFYIAQRVQFIESPKEATAVDERLEGIVNRMIQRCLDDNQFRQALGIALETRRMDIFTVAIMKSDDVRGMLAYAYNVTMSLIQNRGFRNEVLRCLVGLYKDLGVPDYVNMCQCLIFLEDPLAVAEMLDALTRSVVETNNLMAYQIAFDLYESATQEFLGNVLQALKDTAPLPTALPSTFKPQGTSSGDAAAKSDEDKAKPDEDITEEKEPEPKVERTIDSLNEVEKLHQNNIEKLISILSGEISIDLQLQFLIRSNHADLQVLRGTKEAVRVSICHTATVIANAFMHSGTTSDQFLRDNLDWLARATNWAKLTATASLGVIHRGHEKDSLALMQSYLPKEAGPSSGYSEGGALYALGLIHANHGANIIDYLLQQLKDAQNENVRHGGCLGLGLAGMGTHRQDLYEQLKFNLYQDDAVTGEAAGIAMGMVMLGSKNAQAIEDMVSYAQETQHEKILRGLAVGISLTMFSRLEEADPLVTSLSTDKDPVLRRSGMYTLAMAYNGTGSNKAIRKLLHVAVSDVNDDVRRAAVTAIGFILFRTPEQCPSVVSLLAESYNPHVRYGAAMALGIACAGTGLREAIALLEPMVKFDPVNFVRQGALIASAMILIQHTDQSCPKTTFFRQLYAEVISNKHEDVMAKYGAILAQGIIDAGGRNATLSLQSRTGHTNLQAVVGMLAFTQYWYWFPLAHTLSLAFTPTCVIGLNSDLKMPKMEFKSAAKPSLYAYPAPLEEKKSEEREKVATAVLSIAARQKRRENADKKEDDKMDVDEDSKEGATPAKKDDEKAEPAAKSDEKAAEEKPKKKDEKEKEKKKEDEKEKDKEAAGTSADKEKDKKDEKKEKKEPEPNFEILQNPARVLRQQLKVLSVIDNQTYEPLKEVTIGGIIVFQHSGKVEEQELVEPVAAFGPMNDEEKEPEPPEPFEYIED
- the LOC108157579 gene encoding probable maleylacetoacetate isomerase 2 isoform X1; the protein is MVISETRPDIESPIRSKSGNSKLLSISWWFKPLLVNRLGSQKHLYSSTWCALALNGFKINYSKYHHNAMSLSAIAKPILYSYWRSSCSWRVRIAMNLKEIPYDIKPISLIKSGGEQHCNEYREVNPMEQVPALQIDGHTLIESVAIMHYLEETRPQRPLLPQDVHKRAKVREIVEIICSGIQPLQNLIVLIHVGEEKKKEWAQHWITRGFRAVEKALSTSAGKYCVGDEISMADCCLVPQVFNARRFHVDLRPYPIILRIDRELESNPAFRAAHPSNQPDCPPELPNK
- the LOC108157579 gene encoding probable maleylacetoacetate isomerase 2 isoform X2, which translates into the protein MNHPILYSYWRSSCSWRVRIAMNLKEIPYDIKPISLIKSGGEQHCNEYREVNPMEQVPALQIDGHTLIESVAIMHYLEETRPQRPLLPQDVHKRAKVREIVEIICSGIQPLQNLIVLIHVGEEKKKEWAQHWITRGFRAVEKALSTSAGKYCVGDEISMADCCLVPQVFNARRFHVDLRPYPIILRIDRELESNPAFRAAHPSNQPDCPPELPNK
- the LOC108157736 gene encoding probable maleylacetoacetate isomerase 1, which gives rise to MTALRLLAHKGLQRVQFFRPPLSASIASSSVPKMETTVADEPRLILYATWLSSCSWRVRIALTLKQIPYDVQATSLLQVGEDHAYTDKYREVNPMQTVPSLQIDGHSLCDSVAIMHYLEETRPKIPLLPQDVMKRAKVREIVELICSAIQPLQNRLVLEHVGKEKSLVWAQHWIARGFQGLDRVLAGSAGKYCVGDELSMADVCLVPQVFNARMYKVDLSPYPNIVRLDHKLQSLPAFKSSHPHQQPDCPPKFAGK